The Chitinispirillum alkaliphilum genome includes a window with the following:
- a CDS encoding transposase: MLLKTILNRIQHYKEFIYKSLQIDQSIGRDRIIIDIEPRKNSKATCSKCCKKSPGYDRLPERLFMFVPMWNIPILFRYRPRRVNCNVHGVVVEHLPWAKGKSSLCNAFRIFLSQWARLISWSQVADRFGVSWDSIFESIKYVVDHGLEKRDLSAVQAIGVDRKLIM, from the coding sequence ATGCTCTTAAAAACAATACTAAATCGCATTCAGCATTACAAGGAATTTATTTACAAGTCATTACAAATTGATCAATCCATTGGCAGAGACAGAATCATCATTGATATAGAACCGAGGAAAAACAGCAAAGCCACATGCTCCAAATGCTGCAAGAAATCACCTGGCTATGATCGATTGCCGGAAAGGCTTTTCATGTTTGTCCCGATGTGGAACATACCTATACTTTTCCGATACCGTCCCCGTCGGGTAAACTGCAATGTTCATGGAGTTGTGGTGGAGCACTTACCATGGGCAAAAGGCAAGAGTTCGTTATGTAATGCTTTCAGAATTTTCTTATCACAATGGGCACGGTTGATTAGCTGGTCACAAGTTGCAGACCGCTTTGGAGTATCATGGGACAGTATTTTTGAATCAATCAAGTATGTCGTTGACCATGGCTTGGAAAAAAGAGACCTTTCTGCAGTACAAGCTATAGGTGTCGACCGTAAACTGATAATGTGA
- a CDS encoding Type I restriction-modification system, restriction subunit R — MHTGSTGMMTEDQLEQLCLQWFHETGWETLNGPNINKTDAVRGKENYQSRISSYLYEARNSIEYPVH, encoded by the coding sequence ATGCATACAGGTAGCACAGGTATGATGACCGAAGACCAACTCGAACAACTCTGCCTACAATGGTTCCATGAAACCGGCTGGGAAACACTAAACGGTCCGAATATAAATAAAACAGATGCAGTCAGAGGAAAAGAGAACTATCAGAGCAGGATATCAAGCTATTTGTATGAAGCAAGGAATTCAATAGAATACCCAGTTCATTAA
- a CDS encoding Type I restriction-modification system, restriction subunit R, with protein MTEDQLEQLCLQWFHETGWETLHGPDIAHDGETPMRSSYSDVFIKGELEAAFNRINPHLPHSCFEQVWVALTKPQSLDLTTNNRAFHRMLLNGFSVEYKKDDRQFHDHAFIIDFDRLDQNCFQAINQFTITGTKQPRRPDVVCFINGIPFAVLELKSPKDENVDIWDAFNQIQTYKDEIADLFISNEALVISDGYTARVGSLTANQEWFMPWRTIKNEDDRPLVEWQLETMVRGFFAPELFLDYIRFFVLFETDGDTIIKKIAGYHQFHAVREAVRATVIAAREPEDHTVVEKRATYGDEVVPGSKKAGVVWHT; from the coding sequence ATGACCGAAGACCAACTCGAACAACTCTGCCTCCAATGGTTCCATGAAACCGGCTGGGAAACACTGCACGGTCCCGATATCGCCCACGATGGCGAAACACCAATGCGCAGCAGCTACAGCGATGTTTTTATCAAAGGTGAACTCGAAGCGGCATTTAACCGTATCAACCCGCACCTGCCCCACTCATGCTTCGAACAGGTATGGGTCGCACTCACCAAACCGCAGAGCCTGGACCTGACCACCAACAACCGGGCGTTCCATAGAATGCTTCTTAACGGTTTTAGCGTAGAATATAAAAAGGATGACCGACAGTTCCACGATCACGCCTTCATTATCGATTTTGACCGCCTGGACCAGAACTGCTTTCAGGCAATCAATCAGTTTACTATCACCGGCACAAAACAACCGCGCCGCCCGGATGTGGTCTGCTTTATCAATGGGATTCCTTTTGCCGTACTGGAGCTTAAAAGCCCCAAAGACGAGAATGTCGATATCTGGGATGCGTTCAATCAGATTCAAACCTATAAAGATGAGATTGCCGATCTTTTTATCTCCAATGAAGCACTTGTTATCAGTGATGGTTATACCGCTCGCGTGGGTTCTCTCACGGCAAATCAGGAATGGTTTATGCCGTGGCGAACAATCAAAAACGAGGATGATCGCCCGCTTGTAGAGTGGCAGTTGGAGACGATGGTTCGCGGCTTTTTTGCTCCGGAACTCTTTTTAGACTATATCCGTTTCTTTGTGCTCTTTGAAACCGACGGTGATACAATTATCAAGAAGATCGCCGGATACCATCAGTTCCACGCCGTTCGCGAGGCAGTACGCGCCACTGTGATAGCGGCCCGGGAGCCTGAAGATCACACTGTCGTAGAAAAGCGCGCAACCTATGGGGATGAGGTTGTTCCGGGAAGTAAAAAAGCCGGTGTTGTGTGGCATACGTAG
- a CDS encoding Type I restriction-modification system, restriction subunit R produces the protein MCCYAGKLLQQPEMKNPTLVIVTDRNDLDGQLYTTFCNAQELLKQTPVQAADRDELRRLLAERESGGIIFTTVQKFALLNDETVHPLLNSRHNIVVISDEAHRSQYGLRAVLTKDGTYKFGYAKHMRDALKYASFIGFTGTPISMEDKDTRSVFGEYVSIYDIQDAVKDGATVPIYFESRLAKLNLNQKEIEQLSDRVEEVVEDEEDISSRERTKGEWSRLEKLVGATPRMKQVAADLVSHFEARNETMDSKAMVVAMGREICAHLYNEIVALRPDWHDDDPEKGQIKIVMTGSASDKPLLQPHIYTKQTKKRLEKRFKDAKDPLKIVIVRDMWLTGFDAPCCNTMYVDKPMKGHNLMQAIARVNRVFKNKPGGLVVDYIGIANELKQALKTYTDAKGKGAPTLRAEEAYAVLAEKIDAIRGMFAKTTQGDGLDISGFETHAHKLLVPAANYILGLDDGKKRFLDLVLAASKAFSLCSTLDEANDLKKEIAFYAAVKAAIVKHASVNRKLTQDEKDSVLKQILDNSVIAEGVADVFALCGLEKPNIGLLSEEFLEDVRRMPQKNLAVELLEKLLKDDIRARTRNNIVQEKKFSERLQETLRKYNNRAIETAQVIEELIQMAKDFQAEMAREAELGLNPDEIAFYDALANNESAVRMLGDETLKKIAVEITEKLRSSTTVDWQVRDSVRAKLKILVRRTLQKWKYPPDKALEAIDLVMKQAEKLSNEWSK, from the coding sequence ATGTGCTGTTACGCCGGTAAACTTCTTCAACAGCCTGAGATGAAAAATCCGACACTGGTGATTGTCACCGACCGTAATGATCTGGACGGCCAGCTCTACACTACCTTCTGCAATGCTCAGGAACTTCTGAAACAAACACCGGTGCAGGCTGCAGACCGCGATGAACTTCGCCGACTTCTTGCAGAGCGTGAATCGGGCGGCATCATCTTTACAACAGTTCAGAAATTCGCACTGCTCAATGATGAAACGGTACACCCACTGCTTAACAGCCGTCACAACATCGTGGTCATTTCCGACGAAGCACACCGCAGCCAATACGGACTCAGGGCCGTTCTTACCAAAGATGGAACCTACAAGTTCGGCTATGCCAAACATATGCGTGATGCTCTTAAGTACGCATCATTTATCGGCTTTACCGGTACGCCGATTTCAATGGAAGATAAAGACACCCGGTCGGTTTTTGGTGAATATGTCTCTATCTACGATATTCAGGATGCCGTTAAAGACGGAGCCACGGTTCCGATATACTTTGAATCACGACTGGCGAAGCTCAATCTCAATCAAAAAGAGATCGAACAACTCTCCGATAGGGTAGAAGAGGTTGTTGAAGATGAAGAGGATATCAGCAGCCGTGAAAGGACCAAGGGTGAGTGGAGCCGTCTTGAAAAACTGGTCGGTGCCACTCCGCGAATGAAGCAGGTAGCGGCAGATCTGGTTTCGCACTTTGAAGCGCGTAATGAGACAATGGATAGCAAGGCAATGGTTGTTGCGATGGGCCGGGAAATATGCGCTCATCTCTACAATGAAATTGTTGCACTTCGCCCCGACTGGCACGATGATGATCCTGAAAAAGGCCAGATCAAAATTGTGATGACCGGTTCTGCATCGGATAAACCACTCCTTCAGCCGCACATCTATACAAAACAGACAAAGAAGCGACTTGAGAAACGTTTCAAGGATGCAAAAGATCCGCTCAAAATAGTGATTGTCCGCGATATGTGGCTTACCGGTTTTGATGCTCCCTGCTGTAATACGATGTATGTCGATAAGCCGATGAAAGGCCATAACCTGATGCAGGCAATTGCCCGGGTAAACCGTGTTTTCAAAAATAAACCCGGGGGTCTGGTGGTCGATTATATCGGAATTGCCAATGAACTGAAACAAGCGCTTAAGACCTATACCGATGCAAAAGGTAAAGGCGCACCGACTCTTCGCGCAGAAGAGGCTTATGCTGTGTTGGCAGAGAAGATCGATGCGATCAGGGGAATGTTTGCCAAAACCACGCAGGGTGACGGTCTTGATATCAGCGGATTTGAAACGCATGCACACAAGCTTCTGGTGCCGGCGGCAAACTATATCCTTGGGCTCGATGATGGGAAAAAGCGCTTTCTCGATCTGGTCCTCGCAGCTTCAAAAGCATTTTCGCTCTGCAGCACCCTGGATGAAGCCAATGATCTCAAGAAAGAGATCGCTTTCTATGCTGCAGTGAAAGCTGCAATCGTGAAGCACGCTTCTGTAAACAGGAAACTGACTCAGGACGAAAAGGATTCGGTGCTGAAACAAATTCTCGATAACTCGGTTATTGCGGAAGGTGTGGCTGATGTATTTGCTCTCTGTGGATTGGAGAAACCGAATATCGGACTCCTTTCAGAGGAGTTCCTTGAAGATGTAAGGCGAATGCCACAGAAGAATCTGGCAGTTGAGCTTCTCGAAAAACTTTTGAAAGACGATATCAGGGCAAGGACCCGGAATAACATTGTGCAGGAGAAGAAGTTTTCCGAACGTCTTCAGGAAACTCTGCGCAAATACAATAACCGCGCAATTGAAACGGCTCAGGTGATTGAAGAGCTGATTCAGATGGCAAAGGATTTTCAGGCAGAGATGGCCCGCGAAGCTGAACTCGGGTTGAATCCTGATGAGATTGCTTTTTACGATGCACTTGCCAACAATGAAAGTGCTGTGAGAATGCTCGGTGATGAAACGCTGAAAAAGATCGCTGTGGAAATCACCGAAAAGCTAAGAAGCTCTACGACTGTTGACTGGCAGGTTCGGGACAGTGTACGTGCGAAGCTAAAAATCCTTGTGAGAAGAACACTT